In Methylotenera sp. L2L1, the following proteins share a genomic window:
- a CDS encoding LytR C-terminal domain-containing protein: MMKSKRKILPLACCVAILSACASNQKAVEAPSWMISPNVKTSNLNANPEAMYKLGRYYQGQQRDDLAIAYYQKAIAADHRYVEAHNGLGVIYARQGKYQAAVDAFRTGLHYAPGAAHLYSNIGYAYYLQGQYTEAVSALKQATTLDPSNHKALNNLGLAYAKAGSKGESFQAFTQAANVESAHVASLEASSLQGESAVINEQRSASITEIFAGKSLAKQSDAQELVLPKNVGIIRPASLSNIVPVVDSRVKLVQLAPNVYELHTQPMSDMPVQVANIAEEVNTALLRIEVSNGNGVTGMAAKVGTFLVDQGYAATRLTNQKPFNVRKSQIQYRHGHHAEALLLKDSLPESPELILRSDMRADVGVRLVLGKDMSTHLAYFGTKPQNTQLALMMDEPKT, encoded by the coding sequence ATGATGAAAAGTAAACGTAAAATACTGCCTTTAGCATGTTGCGTTGCAATATTGAGTGCATGTGCGTCTAATCAGAAGGCAGTCGAAGCACCATCATGGATGATTAGTCCAAATGTGAAGACCAGCAACTTAAATGCTAATCCAGAAGCAATGTATAAGTTAGGTCGATATTATCAAGGGCAGCAACGCGATGACCTTGCGATAGCGTATTACCAAAAAGCAATTGCAGCCGATCATCGCTATGTAGAAGCCCATAATGGTTTGGGTGTTATTTATGCAAGGCAAGGTAAATATCAAGCGGCAGTTGATGCATTTAGAACTGGACTTCACTATGCACCAGGAGCCGCTCATTTATACAGCAATATAGGTTATGCCTATTATTTGCAAGGGCAATATACAGAGGCAGTTAGCGCTTTAAAGCAGGCAACAACGTTAGATCCGTCCAACCATAAAGCACTTAACAACCTTGGGTTGGCGTATGCAAAGGCCGGTAGTAAGGGTGAGTCATTTCAAGCTTTTACGCAGGCGGCTAATGTTGAGTCTGCTCATGTAGCATCACTAGAGGCTTCTTCATTGCAAGGTGAATCAGCCGTCATCAATGAGCAAAGGTCAGCATCGATTACCGAGATATTTGCAGGTAAATCTCTAGCAAAACAATCTGATGCACAGGAGCTGGTACTCCCTAAAAATGTGGGAATTATCAGGCCAGCATCTCTGTCAAATATAGTACCAGTAGTGGATAGTCGCGTGAAATTAGTACAGTTAGCGCCTAACGTCTATGAGCTACATACACAGCCAATGAGCGATATGCCAGTTCAGGTTGCAAATATTGCTGAAGAAGTTAACACAGCACTACTACGAATTGAAGTATCTAATGGTAATGGTGTGACGGGAATGGCGGCTAAAGTAGGGACATTCTTAGTAGACCAAGGGTACGCAGCAACAAGGCTCACTAATCAAAAGCCTTTTAATGTGAGGAAATCGCAAATTCAGTATCGTCATGGTCACCATGCAGAGGCTCTGCTTTTAAAAGATAGTTTGCCAGAGTCTCCAGAGCTTATTCTACGGAGTGACATGCGTGCAGATGTTGGCGTGAGATTAGTCCTTGGTAAAGATATGAGCACACATTTGGCATATTTTGGCACTAAACCACAAAACACGCAGTTAGCGTTAATGATGGATGAGCCTAAAACATAA